One stretch of Paenibacillus sp. AN1007 DNA includes these proteins:
- a CDS encoding sugar ABC transporter permease: MYKGIRSETFTAWAFMAPGLLFLAVFTFWPIIYGIPLSLTDYSVITETHYVGLDNFARAFQDSNFLISLWNSLVYVLIVPVIQILSILMAILVNSKIPGVKMFRAAYYIPVVTSMVAVALIWSWLLGNNGVVNYLLLKVGILSEQVSWLSTSSTALYVLMFITMWKGLGYYMMLYLAGLQGIPTDLYEAARVDGAGPVRLIVHVTLPLLRPHILFCTLISVMGAIRVFDEVYILTKGGPGTSTLTSSVYIFQKGLEQFNFGYASALGLIVSVLVGALSLLVFRLNRRGGVNSY; encoded by the coding sequence ATGTATAAAGGAATTCGGTCCGAGACGTTTACGGCTTGGGCTTTTATGGCACCGGGCCTGCTGTTTCTGGCGGTGTTTACCTTTTGGCCGATTATATACGGAATACCGCTCTCATTAACGGATTATTCGGTCATTACCGAGACGCATTACGTGGGTCTGGATAATTTCGCCCGGGCCTTCCAAGATTCTAATTTCCTGATTTCACTATGGAACTCACTTGTGTACGTGCTGATTGTACCTGTCATCCAGATCCTCTCAATCCTGATGGCGATTCTGGTAAACAGTAAAATTCCGGGGGTCAAAATGTTCCGGGCCGCCTACTACATCCCGGTTGTAACGTCCATGGTAGCAGTGGCGCTGATCTGGAGCTGGCTGCTTGGCAATAACGGAGTGGTCAATTATCTGCTGTTGAAGGTAGGAATTCTCAGTGAGCAGGTCTCCTGGCTCTCGACCAGCAGCACAGCGCTGTATGTCCTGATGTTCATTACGATGTGGAAGGGCCTCGGTTATTACATGATGCTCTACCTGGCCGGGCTTCAAGGTATTCCAACTGACCTGTATGAGGCTGCCAGAGTAGACGGAGCCGGGCCGGTTAGGCTGATTGTGCATGTGACGCTGCCGCTGCTGCGCCCGCATATTCTGTTCTGCACGCTGATCTCGGTCATGGGGGCAATCCGGGTATTTGATGAGGTCTACATACTGACCAAGGGCGGACCGGGGACGTCCACGCTGACCTCAAGCGTCTATATTTTTCAAAAAGGGTTGGAGCAGTTCAATTTCGGCTATGCCTCAGCGCTCGGGCTGATCGTCAGTGTGCTGGTGGGGGCGCTTAGCTTACTCGTATTCCGGCTCAACCGAAGAGGCGGGGTGAATTCCTATTGA
- a CDS encoding sugar ABC transporter substrate-binding protein, whose amino-acid sequence MRTNRKGFMAALLTMFMLLAACGGNGNTQGAADTVSNGQSTAAAKDVTLEFWTIALQPTFNDYFNDLIAKYEENHPGVKVEWKDYPYDAISQRLLTSTASDKSPDVVNLNTEFASQLGSKGALLNLGEYLTDEQAKSYFEGIYNSTVLGGKAYALPWYTGTEVLFMNKKLVEKAGLDPANPPQTREELVEWARQVHEKTGAAGYAQQLVSKLFPIDGIPILNEDKTAAAFNTPEAEAMISQMRDLMKEGVVLKEDADFSKQIQYFSGEQTAFQLSGPTFINFIKTSAPDVYKNTIAVPLPTGKANLRLSNSMNLVVPQKSKNPKEAVEFAAFITNAENQTAFSKVANTLPSSRTSIQDPFFTDSDGSLEAEAKVASSQSLDKATDYMVGVPSASDINAALTRGLQEILMNGADIKETLNKVEKEINNIISQGS is encoded by the coding sequence GTGAGAACGAACAGGAAGGGCTTTATGGCAGCGCTGCTGACGATGTTTATGCTGCTTGCGGCTTGTGGAGGGAACGGCAATACCCAGGGTGCAGCGGATACAGTAAGCAACGGGCAGTCAACGGCTGCTGCGAAGGACGTGACTCTCGAATTCTGGACGATTGCACTTCAGCCTACGTTCAATGATTACTTCAATGATCTGATCGCCAAGTATGAGGAGAACCACCCGGGAGTGAAGGTCGAGTGGAAGGATTATCCGTATGATGCCATCTCGCAGCGCCTGTTGACCAGTACGGCCAGCGACAAGAGTCCCGATGTCGTAAATCTGAACACCGAGTTCGCCAGCCAGTTAGGCAGCAAGGGGGCACTGCTGAATCTGGGTGAGTATCTGACGGATGAACAAGCGAAGAGTTATTTTGAGGGAATCTATAATTCTACGGTGCTCGGCGGCAAAGCTTATGCGCTTCCTTGGTATACAGGCACCGAGGTACTGTTCATGAACAAGAAGCTGGTGGAAAAAGCCGGTCTCGACCCCGCGAACCCGCCGCAGACCCGAGAGGAGTTGGTAGAGTGGGCCCGTCAGGTTCATGAGAAGACCGGAGCAGCCGGGTATGCCCAGCAGTTGGTCTCCAAGTTGTTCCCGATCGATGGCATTCCGATTCTGAATGAAGACAAGACAGCCGCCGCGTTCAATACGCCGGAAGCCGAAGCGATGATTTCCCAGATGCGTGATCTGATGAAGGAAGGCGTGGTGCTCAAGGAGGACGCGGATTTCAGCAAGCAGATCCAATATTTCTCCGGTGAGCAGACAGCCTTCCAGTTATCCGGACCGACCTTCATTAACTTCATTAAAACCTCCGCGCCGGATGTCTACAAGAACACCATTGCGGTCCCGCTGCCGACAGGCAAGGCAAATCTGCGTCTCTCCAACTCCATGAATCTGGTCGTGCCCCAGAAGTCGAAGAACCCGAAGGAAGCCGTGGAGTTCGCCGCCTTCATTACGAACGCCGAGAACCAGACGGCTTTCTCCAAAGTCGCTAATACACTGCCGTCAAGCCGGACTTCAATTCAGGACCCGTTCTTCACCGATTCGGACGGCTCACTGGAAGCTGAAGCGAAGGTGGCATCCTCGCAGAGTCTGGATAAGGCTACTGATTACATGGTCGGTGTGCCAAGCGCTTCGGATATCAACGCTGCGCTGACGCGGGGACTGCAGGAGATTCTGATGAACGGCGCAGATATCAAAGAGACGCTGAACAAGGTAGAGAAGGAAATTAACAACATCATAAGTCAGGGTTCCTAA
- a CDS encoding helix-turn-helix domain-containing protein — protein sequence MYASILQMITKPWLCSLQGITYVDDPLETGSTNPAKRKNAYTFIIVVKGKGVLEYSNGKTSVEPGSICLVRADVSFSVTADGGEGEALKFYTMSMADRASMASDRMVMGSRPTPDRLEQQMNESKLKLEDAVSVLEFTYTPWSECLECMEHLYRQRDVTDLYETWDVQMRFQQWFQSIIRQNDPELQLHNDRTRLRQSIHYIDVHYDQVSTVDELALRAGLSRTSYTRHFKRLTGQLPLDYVNTVRLERSKQLLQLTDDRLHDIASHVGFSNEYYFSRRFKQYAGITPGVYRRHHRQEVRVFAPYLEDFLLALGVKPVLQGSHHAWGRQHYLQLDDVPEFDVSQHDAEFQTDRVPEFIMLDMGYKTWNLDRFEQVAPVYYVKQNGEDWRAILKSAADVLGRTNRVKEVIDMYEDKAGEARRNLHGRVRQQTVAFLRISASGITLYGDQCGYVGPVIYRDLGLNPHHYVQKWTHRERRVSIGLEQLSQLDADHLLITFDTRESLTAGAERQLLDRKEWKQLSAVKYGCVYEVDFMTWMNYGVISHGKKIDDILRFIG from the coding sequence ATGTATGCTTCAATACTGCAGATGATCACCAAGCCGTGGCTCTGTTCCTTACAAGGGATAACATATGTCGATGATCCGTTGGAAACAGGTTCAACGAATCCTGCCAAGCGGAAGAATGCTTATACATTCATCATTGTGGTGAAGGGGAAGGGTGTATTGGAGTATTCTAATGGCAAAACAAGTGTGGAACCCGGTTCCATATGTTTGGTTCGGGCGGATGTCTCTTTTTCTGTAACCGCTGATGGCGGGGAAGGAGAGGCGTTGAAGTTTTACACAATGAGTATGGCGGATAGGGCTTCTATGGCGTCTGACCGCATGGTGATGGGTTCAAGGCCTACACCAGATCGTTTGGAACAGCAGATGAATGAAAGTAAGCTTAAGTTGGAGGACGCTGTGTCGGTACTTGAATTTACGTATACGCCTTGGAGTGAATGTTTGGAGTGTATGGAGCATCTGTATCGGCAGCGGGATGTCACAGACCTGTATGAAACATGGGATGTACAGATGCGATTCCAGCAGTGGTTTCAAAGTATCATTCGTCAAAATGATCCTGAGCTGCAGCTGCACAACGACCGCACTCGGCTTCGGCAATCTATACATTATATTGATGTTCACTATGATCAAGTGTCTACAGTGGATGAGTTGGCATTAAGAGCCGGCCTGTCCAGAACAAGTTACACAAGGCATTTCAAGCGATTAACAGGACAGCTTCCACTGGATTATGTGAACACGGTTCGACTAGAGAGGTCAAAGCAGCTTTTGCAATTAACGGATGACCGTCTGCATGATATTGCGAGTCATGTAGGTTTCAGCAATGAATATTATTTCAGCCGGCGTTTCAAACAATATGCTGGCATTACACCCGGCGTGTATCGTCGTCATCATCGACAGGAGGTCCGGGTGTTTGCTCCTTATCTGGAGGATTTCCTTCTGGCACTGGGAGTCAAGCCGGTACTGCAGGGTTCACATCATGCCTGGGGAAGACAGCATTACCTGCAGCTGGACGATGTCCCCGAATTCGATGTCAGTCAGCATGATGCCGAGTTTCAGACGGATCGTGTACCTGAATTCATCATGCTGGACATGGGATACAAGACATGGAATCTGGATCGGTTTGAGCAGGTTGCGCCCGTATATTATGTGAAGCAGAACGGAGAAGACTGGCGTGCTATTTTGAAGTCGGCCGCAGATGTGCTTGGCAGAACCAATCGGGTGAAGGAAGTGATTGACATGTACGAAGACAAAGCTGGCGAGGCCAGAAGGAACCTGCATGGCCGTGTACGGCAGCAAACGGTTGCTTTTCTTCGGATCTCAGCCTCGGGGATTACGCTTTATGGCGATCAGTGCGGTTATGTAGGGCCAGTTATCTACCGGGATCTCGGTCTTAACCCGCATCACTATGTACAGAAGTGGACGCATCGTGAGCGAAGAGTCAGCATTGGACTGGAGCAGTTAAGTCAGCTTGATGCGGACCATCTGCTGATCACTTTTGATACCCGTGAATCCTTAACCGCTGGAGCAGAACGTCAACTGCTGGACAGAAAAGAATGGAAGCAGCTCTCTGCTGTGAAGTACGGCTGCGTGTATGAGGTTGACTTTATGACTTGGATGAACTACGGGGTGATTTCTCATGGCAAGAAAATCGACGATATCCTGCGGTTTATCGGATAG
- a CDS encoding ABC transporter substrate-binding protein: MMARRSKGFQGCLVLLLLIIMVVSGCSAKPGASAQQGDAEKNTDVETGSSKAETRVVQDEYGEVTIPVHPQRIAGVYVEDYLKALDIKPVVQWYHPTWGVQDYLNLDVPKFDITGSTEALLQYNPDLIIVDGGVDAALYEQYSKVAPTYRLPESVLQDSNQVLTTVADVVGQPEKGAAFEEQFKQKIADAKSRLQQTIGNETVAVVRLNVAEKGLALFGLNNRYTGFIYAELGLTPHPLARDMKEYQEILSEEAIPSLDADHIIVFPSNGTWDSKENQEAVRMLDGKLWQSLPAVKNKHVYMMERSHWQSGGVVANSMKIDDLLEKMTP, encoded by the coding sequence ATGATGGCAAGACGGAGTAAAGGGTTTCAAGGGTGCTTAGTGCTGCTGTTACTCATTATCATGGTGGTATCGGGCTGCAGTGCAAAACCGGGAGCGTCAGCACAACAGGGAGATGCGGAGAAGAACACCGATGTCGAAACGGGATCATCGAAAGCCGAGACACGTGTCGTTCAGGATGAGTATGGAGAAGTGACAATACCTGTTCATCCGCAGCGGATTGCGGGTGTATATGTCGAGGATTATTTAAAAGCTCTGGATATTAAACCCGTTGTGCAGTGGTACCATCCCACGTGGGGAGTACAGGACTATTTGAATCTCGACGTACCGAAGTTTGATATTACGGGCAGCACCGAGGCTCTCCTGCAGTACAATCCGGATCTGATTATTGTGGATGGTGGAGTAGATGCTGCGCTGTACGAACAATACAGCAAAGTGGCACCAACCTACCGTCTACCGGAAAGCGTTCTTCAGGACTCCAATCAGGTGTTGACTACGGTTGCCGATGTTGTAGGTCAGCCGGAAAAGGGTGCTGCGTTTGAAGAACAGTTTAAACAAAAAATTGCTGATGCAAAATCCAGATTACAGCAGACCATTGGGAATGAAACGGTGGCGGTTGTGAGGTTAAACGTTGCTGAAAAAGGATTGGCTTTGTTTGGGCTTAACAACCGATATACGGGTTTTATCTACGCTGAACTTGGGCTGACACCGCATCCCCTGGCACGTGATATGAAAGAATATCAAGAGATATTGTCTGAAGAGGCCATTCCGAGTCTGGATGCCGACCACATTATCGTGTTTCCATCCAACGGAACGTGGGATTCCAAGGAAAATCAGGAGGCTGTTCGGATGCTGGACGGAAAACTGTGGCAGTCACTTCCTGCGGTCAAAAATAAACATGTATACATGATGGAAAGATCCCACTGGCAGTCCGGCGGAGTCGTCGCGAATTCAATGAAAATAGATGATTTGCTCGAAAAGATGACGCCATAA
- a CDS encoding histidine phosphatase family protein: MSTAAHTSLYLVRHAESRFIEGRERERGLTEQGYLDAEKIAQQLYSEDMDVFYSSPYVRAVHTIQALADLSGKPVMTEEDLRERALSGPHVQHEHFHVAKRQLYRDPSFAFPGGESGYQAQARAIHILQQILHKHSGEKIVIGTHGDVMTLILQHYDPAYGFEFWESTTMPDIYRMDLDTGNHMLQITRLWNEAEQEV, from the coding sequence ATGAGCACAGCAGCTCATACAAGTTTGTATTTGGTAAGACATGCGGAATCCAGGTTCATCGAAGGACGGGAACGCGAGCGTGGACTAACGGAGCAGGGATATCTGGATGCGGAGAAAATCGCCCAGCAGTTATATTCGGAGGATATGGATGTGTTCTACTCCAGCCCGTATGTCAGAGCTGTGCATACGATTCAAGCTTTGGCTGATCTAAGCGGAAAGCCTGTCATGACCGAGGAAGATTTACGTGAACGTGCCCTGTCAGGCCCCCATGTCCAACATGAACATTTTCATGTAGCCAAACGCCAGCTCTATCGTGACCCCTCTTTCGCTTTTCCAGGTGGGGAGTCTGGTTATCAGGCTCAGGCCAGAGCCATTCACATCCTTCAACAAATTTTACACAAGCACTCAGGTGAAAAAATCGTGATTGGCACACATGGGGATGTGATGACACTGATTCTGCAGCATTATGATCCGGCATACGGTTTTGAGTTCTGGGAGAGCACCACCATGCCCGATATATACAGAATGGATTTGGATACAGGTAACCATATGCTGCAGATTACAAGACTGTGGAATGAGGCGGAGCAGGAGGTATAG
- a CDS encoding aminoglycoside phosphotransferase family protein produces the protein MERIGQGRTAEIYHYADDQILKLYRAGFSEEAVQNEFCISELVHAKGLPVPRAVKRIVDAQRSGIVFERFEGTTLLSLMMQRPEQLELLSHRMAAYHYRMHSVKDEGSTLPSQKKILEHAILRVSSFSDMEQERLLHCLSVLPEQRAVCHGDFHPDNVMLSRDGEQYCIIDWMTGMAGDPAGDVARTWVILKSGKLPDDAEPAILEGFERARSLMVEHYIEHYTALSGITREQIESWVLPAAAARLDESLPDAEAEELLQYVRDRLRQLNETISITS, from the coding sequence ATGGAACGGATAGGACAGGGAAGAACGGCAGAAATCTACCATTATGCAGACGATCAGATTCTAAAATTATACCGGGCAGGGTTTTCGGAAGAGGCCGTACAGAATGAGTTTTGCATCAGTGAGCTGGTACATGCGAAGGGACTGCCTGTTCCTCGTGCTGTAAAACGGATAGTTGATGCGCAGCGATCAGGGATCGTGTTCGAACGATTTGAAGGAACAACGCTGCTGTCGCTGATGATGCAGCGGCCGGAACAGCTGGAATTATTATCGCACAGAATGGCGGCGTATCATTACAGGATGCACTCTGTAAAGGATGAAGGAAGTACACTTCCTTCTCAGAAAAAGATTCTGGAGCATGCGATTCTACGTGTAAGCAGCTTTTCTGATATGGAGCAGGAACGCCTGCTGCACTGCTTGTCCGTTTTGCCCGAGCAGCGAGCAGTTTGTCACGGGGACTTTCATCCTGATAATGTGATGTTGAGCAGGGATGGCGAGCAGTATTGTATTATCGACTGGATGACGGGAATGGCGGGTGATCCTGCGGGTGATGTGGCCCGGACCTGGGTAATATTAAAGAGCGGCAAGCTCCCGGACGATGCGGAACCTGCGATCCTTGAAGGGTTTGAACGGGCTCGAAGTCTGATGGTGGAGCATTATATAGAGCATTACACCGCTCTTTCCGGCATCACCCGTGAACAGATCGAGTCTTGGGTACTGCCTGCAGCCGCAGCACGGCTGGATGAAAGCCTGCCGGATGCGGAAGCGGAGGAGCTGCTTCAATATGTGCGGGACCGACTCCGCCAGCTGAATGAAACGATATCCATAACATCATGA
- a CDS encoding GNAT family N-acetyltransferase: protein MTDLSSGFRPIMLDFPESFHTERLTIRAPRPGDGIQVNEAIRESAEQLRPWLPFAENIPSIEESEFNVRKARVQFLERSDLMLHLRDRASDEFVGSSGLHRIDWQARCFEIGYWIRTSRSGEGLVTEAVRGIEQFAIKHLQANRLEIRCDARNVRSVKVAERSGYTLEGVLRRIKQDRTGAGVDMMIFSKVRGTEFIS, encoded by the coding sequence ATGACAGACTTATCGTCGGGATTTCGACCGATTATGCTGGATTTCCCCGAAAGTTTCCACACGGAACGTCTTACGATCCGTGCGCCACGCCCCGGAGATGGCATACAGGTTAATGAAGCGATACGGGAAAGTGCCGAGCAGCTGCGGCCGTGGCTTCCTTTTGCCGAGAACATACCTTCCATTGAAGAGTCTGAATTCAATGTTCGAAAAGCCAGAGTGCAGTTTCTGGAGCGCAGTGACCTGATGCTTCATCTGCGTGATAGAGCTTCCGATGAGTTTGTCGGCAGCAGCGGTCTGCACCGGATTGACTGGCAGGCGCGCTGCTTCGAAATCGGCTACTGGATAAGGACCTCCCGTTCGGGCGAAGGTTTGGTCACGGAAGCTGTGCGCGGCATTGAACAATTCGCCATCAAGCACCTGCAGGCCAATCGGCTTGAAATTCGCTGTGATGCCCGAAACGTACGCAGTGTGAAGGTGGCTGAACGGTCGGGATACACTCTAGAAGGGGTACTGCGCAGGATAAAGCAGGATCGCACAGGGGCAGGGGTGGATATGATGATTTTTTCCAAAGTAAGGGGCACCGAGTTCATATCATGA
- a CDS encoding RidA family protein, with the protein MNTIETRLQQLGIQLPQPSAPAGKYANAVIVNGIMYVSGKGPKTDERGKLGVEFTTEQGYDFARNTGIEVLAAVRDVLGSLDRVKRVVKVQGFINASASYQNHHKVLNGFSDLMIEVFGEKGVHARSVFGAVSVRDQLPLIIDSIFQVEE; encoded by the coding sequence ATGAATACAATCGAAACAAGGCTGCAGCAATTAGGAATCCAACTTCCGCAGCCCAGTGCTCCTGCTGGGAAATATGCGAATGCAGTAATTGTGAACGGAATCATGTATGTGTCAGGGAAAGGACCAAAAACGGATGAACGCGGCAAACTTGGCGTGGAATTTACGACGGAACAGGGGTATGACTTCGCCCGCAATACGGGGATTGAGGTGCTTGCTGCTGTGCGGGATGTGCTGGGTTCACTGGATCGGGTCAAGCGAGTAGTGAAAGTACAGGGGTTCATTAACGCGTCGGCTTCATATCAGAATCATCATAAGGTGCTGAATGGATTTTCGGATCTAATGATAGAGGTTTTTGGAGAAAAGGGAGTGCACGCCCGGTCTGTCTTTGGGGCCGTTTCCGTCAGAGATCAACTGCCGCTGATTATCGATTCTATTTTTCAAGTGGAGGAGTAG
- a CDS encoding AraC family transcriptional regulator has product MTEALRAEYHDAAELLHIEYDRRIGYYSMAADHFHDHYELYYLLSGERIYFIKDRSYRVKAGDLVFVDRNTVHKTLESGMPDHERIVLYLQPELFAAMAVTSDLAAGLIEPFCWDNPIVRLPIQAAKVTEAIVAEMVKEMRQPDEGSGMLLRHRALELLLHTYRHRHMGRIHTDDPDPVLHPKIQVVVRYLNENYRNPLTLPETAGRFRISPHYLSRLFKQTTGFTFSDYLNLLRVKEAQRLLRESEASITDIALLAGFGNFSHFGKMFKRTVQMSPRTYRQEYNERDGVHKI; this is encoded by the coding sequence ATGACGGAAGCACTTCGTGCGGAGTACCATGATGCAGCGGAATTATTACATATTGAATATGATCGACGAATAGGGTACTACTCTATGGCGGCTGACCATTTTCATGATCATTATGAGCTGTATTATCTGCTCTCTGGGGAACGTATTTATTTTATCAAGGATCGATCGTATCGGGTAAAAGCAGGTGATTTGGTATTCGTAGACCGCAATACGGTGCATAAAACACTGGAGAGCGGTATGCCTGACCATGAACGAATTGTGCTGTATCTGCAGCCGGAGCTGTTTGCAGCTATGGCGGTTACAAGTGATTTAGCAGCAGGTTTGATAGAGCCGTTTTGCTGGGATAATCCGATTGTGAGATTACCAATCCAAGCCGCCAAGGTGACGGAGGCAATCGTCGCCGAAATGGTGAAAGAAATGCGTCAGCCGGATGAGGGAAGCGGAATGCTGCTGCGTCATCGGGCGTTGGAGCTGCTGCTGCATACGTATCGTCATCGTCACATGGGACGGATCCACACGGATGATCCGGACCCTGTTCTGCACCCCAAAATTCAAGTTGTTGTCCGGTACCTGAATGAAAACTACCGAAATCCGCTGACGCTGCCGGAAACAGCAGGCAGATTTCGCATCAGTCCACACTATTTAAGCCGGCTCTTCAAACAGACAACAGGTTTCACCTTCAGTGATTATCTGAATTTGCTAAGAGTGAAGGAGGCGCAGCGTCTGCTGCGTGAAAGCGAGGCATCAATAACGGATATTGCTCTGCTGGCGGGATTCGGCAATTTTTCGCATTTCGGCAAAATGTTCAAACGCACGGTGCAGATGTCGCCAAGAACATATAGACAGGAGTACAATGAGCGGGACGGAGTTCACAAAATATGA
- a CDS encoding Gfo/Idh/MocA family oxidoreductase produces the protein MGNKKRYVLVGTGGRAEFFYGALTRDFSETSELVGFCDINQVRMDYANKLLQEKYNYAEVPTYLADQFDQMIENEKPDYVIVTSVDRTHHKYIIRAMELGCDVVTEKPMTTNEEKCQDILDAVKRTGRNVRVTFNYRYAPHHTKIRELILNDTIGKVTSVHFEWLLNTRHGADYFRRWHRDKRNSGGLLVHKSTHHFDLVNFWIGSQPDTVFAFGDLMFYGRENAEDRGVTQFYNRATGNPLAQEDPFALHLDSDPHLKSMYLDAETEDGYQRDQSVFGDGINIEDTMGVLVKYRNKAILTYSLVAYQPWEGYRIAINGTKGRIEMNIIEQSYVNSLGDKSKEGALIGKTLRVLPMFGAPYEVEVEEKEGGHGGGDPVLLNDLFGEPAEDPFHRAADHVDGARSILTGIAANRAIATGLPVKVDTLVQF, from the coding sequence GTGGGTAACAAGAAACGTTATGTATTGGTCGGAACGGGCGGTCGTGCCGAATTTTTCTATGGTGCTTTGACCCGGGATTTCAGTGAAACTTCCGAGCTTGTCGGCTTTTGTGATATCAATCAGGTGCGTATGGATTATGCCAATAAGCTGCTGCAGGAAAAATATAACTATGCTGAGGTGCCTACCTACCTGGCAGACCAGTTTGACCAGATGATTGAGAACGAGAAGCCGGACTATGTTATTGTTACCAGCGTGGACCGGACTCACCATAAGTATATTATTCGTGCCATGGAACTGGGCTGTGATGTCGTTACTGAGAAACCGATGACCACAAATGAGGAGAAATGTCAGGACATTCTGGACGCCGTGAAGCGCACCGGACGGAACGTACGGGTAACATTTAATTATCGCTATGCACCGCATCACACCAAAATACGCGAGCTTATTCTGAATGATACTATTGGCAAAGTCACTTCCGTGCACTTCGAATGGCTGCTGAACACACGTCACGGCGCGGATTATTTCCGCCGCTGGCATCGGGACAAGCGCAACAGCGGCGGTTTGCTGGTACACAAATCCACGCATCACTTCGATCTGGTGAACTTCTGGATTGGATCACAACCAGACACCGTATTCGCTTTTGGGGATCTGATGTTTTACGGTAGGGAAAATGCCGAGGATCGCGGCGTTACTCAATTTTACAACCGTGCTACAGGCAATCCGCTCGCACAGGAAGATCCGTTTGCCCTGCACCTGGATTCCGATCCGCATCTAAAATCGATGTATCTGGATGCCGAGACCGAAGACGGATACCAGCGTGATCAGAGTGTGTTCGGGGACGGCATCAATATCGAAGATACGATGGGTGTACTTGTGAAGTACCGGAACAAAGCCATCCTGACCTATTCCCTGGTCGCTTATCAGCCTTGGGAGGGGTATCGCATCGCGATCAACGGTACCAAAGGCCGCATCGAGATGAATATTATCGAGCAGTCTTACGTGAACTCACTGGGTGACAAGAGCAAGGAAGGCGCCCTTATTGGCAAAACGCTGCGTGTACTTCCCATGTTTGGCGCACCTTATGAAGTGGAAGTGGAAGAAAAGGAAGGTGGTCACGGCGGAGGCGACCCGGTGCTGCTGAACGATCTGTTCGGCGAACCAGCTGAGGACCCCTTCCATCGTGCAGCGGATCATGTGGACGGAGCCCGTTCTATTCTGACAGGTATTGCAGCCAATCGTGCCATTGCAACCGGTCTTCCGGTTAAGGTAGATACGCTGGTCCAGTTCTAA